Proteins encoded together in one Thalassotalea crassostreae window:
- a CDS encoding UxaA family hydrolase: MLGYLRADGRKGIRNIVLVTYLVECAHHVAREIVNQSGTDDVHLIGFQGCYPNEYSLKLMEQLCTHPNIAGVLNVSLGCEGFNREQLTKTIEDSQRPVETLVIQKSGGTRTTIEAGLEKVKELRAIAAQAPVVAMETSELVIGTICGGSDGTSGIGANPAVGHCFDTLIEQGAACIFEETGELIGCEQIMAERAITPELGEEIMKSVEKAENYYTQMGYGSFAPGNAEGGLTTQEEKSMGAYAKSGSSKIHGLIKPGDIPQQGGLYLMDVVPDDTPIFGFPNIADSAEIMEMVASGAHITLFTTGRGSVVGSAISPVIKICANPETYKNLTEDMDINAGKVITGDATIAQVGDEIFELVKDLASGKQSKSEALGHQESIITYKRFDAIGPSCLPTIR; encoded by the coding sequence ATGCTAGGATATCTGAGAGCTGACGGACGTAAAGGAATACGTAATATCGTATTGGTTACCTACTTGGTTGAATGCGCGCACCACGTTGCCAGAGAAATTGTCAATCAAAGTGGTACAGATGACGTTCACTTGATTGGTTTTCAAGGTTGTTACCCTAATGAATATTCTCTAAAGCTAATGGAACAGCTATGCACTCATCCTAATATCGCTGGCGTTTTAAATGTCTCTTTAGGTTGTGAAGGATTTAATCGCGAGCAATTGACAAAAACAATAGAAGACAGCCAACGTCCTGTTGAAACGTTAGTCATTCAGAAATCTGGTGGTACAAGAACGACTATAGAAGCTGGCTTAGAAAAAGTGAAAGAGTTGAGAGCTATCGCGGCTCAAGCACCTGTTGTTGCGATGGAAACCAGTGAATTAGTTATAGGTACTATTTGTGGAGGATCAGACGGCACTAGTGGTATTGGTGCAAATCCTGCAGTCGGTCACTGTTTTGATACGTTAATTGAGCAAGGTGCTGCGTGTATCTTCGAAGAGACCGGTGAACTAATTGGCTGTGAACAAATCATGGCTGAACGTGCTATTACACCAGAACTTGGCGAAGAAATTATGAAGTCGGTTGAAAAAGCCGAAAATTACTATACCCAAATGGGATATGGTAGTTTTGCACCTGGTAATGCTGAAGGTGGATTAACCACACAAGAAGAAAAATCAATGGGTGCATACGCAAAATCTGGCAGTTCAAAAATACATGGTTTAATTAAACCTGGTGATATTCCCCAACAAGGTGGTCTGTATTTAATGGATGTTGTACCGGACGATACACCAATATTTGGTTTCCCTAATATTGCAGATAGTGCTGAAATAATGGAAATGGTAGCCTCTGGAGCACACATTACCTTATTTACGACTGGCCGAGGGTCGGTAGTCGGATCTGCAATATCACCAGTAATTAAAATATGTGCAAACCCTGAAACCTATAAAAATCTTACTGAAGATATGGATATTAATGCCGGTAAAGTTATCACCGGAGATGCGACAATAGCCCAAGTAGGTGATGAAATATTTGAACTGGTTAAAGATCTTGCCAGTGGCAAACAATCTAAATCGGAAGCGTTAGGTCATCAAGAAAGTATAATTACCTATAAAAGATTTGATGCGATTGGTCCTTCATGTTTACCAACGATTAGATAA
- the fucP gene encoding L-fucose:H+ symporter permease, whose product MTGQTLKVEDDSSMLKDTPSTSPELIPKKYLISFILVTLCFPLWGFANDITNPLVKAFSKVLQMSAAEGTWVQVAFYGGYGVMAIPAAIFIKKFSYKAGLMTGLAFYALGALLFLPAAGAQSFTYFLIAFFVMTCGLSFLETSANPYVLSMGPAATATQRLNLAQAFNPVGSLLGMFVATQFIIQKLNPASDAERRELAADGSQQAIEQLSAITANDLEVIRDPYLAIGVVVLFVLAVIAFKTMPRTGAKSEGVDLTGTFKRLIANQNYREGVIAQMFYVGAQIMCWTFIIHYGTEVFMELGMTEQAAEAKSQTFNIYAMVIFCLSRFICTFLLKYVNPGKLLMLLSAGGMCFTAATIFLDGIMGMYTLVGISACMSLMFPTIYGIALTGTGEDAKLGAAGLIMAIVGGTFLPMAQATIIDMNVVFDSFSATKASFVLPFICFVVIALYGKRSQQHIPS is encoded by the coding sequence ATGACTGGGCAAACATTAAAAGTAGAAGACGATAGCAGTATGCTAAAGGACACACCTTCAACGTCACCTGAATTGATCCCTAAAAAATATTTAATATCATTTATTTTAGTGACATTATGTTTCCCGTTGTGGGGTTTTGCTAATGACATAACCAATCCTTTGGTTAAGGCATTTTCAAAAGTACTGCAAATGTCAGCAGCAGAGGGCACTTGGGTTCAAGTCGCTTTTTACGGTGGATATGGGGTAATGGCGATTCCTGCCGCTATTTTCATTAAAAAATTCTCATACAAAGCTGGTTTAATGACTGGACTTGCGTTTTATGCTTTGGGGGCTTTGTTGTTTCTACCAGCAGCTGGCGCTCAATCATTTACCTACTTTTTAATCGCCTTTTTCGTGATGACTTGTGGTTTATCATTCTTAGAAACAAGTGCTAACCCTTATGTGCTTTCAATGGGACCTGCGGCAACTGCAACACAACGATTAAACCTAGCACAAGCCTTTAACCCTGTAGGCTCTCTATTAGGTATGTTTGTTGCCACTCAGTTTATAATTCAAAAATTGAACCCTGCGAGTGATGCTGAACGTCGAGAGTTGGCTGCAGATGGTTCACAACAGGCGATAGAACAACTATCAGCAATTACTGCAAATGATTTGGAAGTAATACGAGATCCGTATTTAGCAATAGGGGTTGTTGTATTGTTTGTTTTAGCTGTTATTGCTTTTAAGACAATGCCAAGAACAGGTGCTAAGTCTGAAGGGGTAGATTTAACAGGTACGTTTAAGCGATTAATTGCTAATCAAAACTACCGCGAAGGTGTAATCGCTCAAATGTTTTATGTTGGCGCGCAAATTATGTGTTGGACGTTCATTATTCATTACGGCACTGAAGTATTTATGGAGCTTGGGATGACTGAGCAAGCAGCGGAGGCGAAATCACAGACGTTTAACATTTATGCCATGGTGATTTTCTGTTTAAGTCGCTTTATTTGTACGTTTTTATTGAAATATGTCAACCCTGGTAAGTTGTTGATGCTTCTTTCTGCCGGCGGCATGTGCTTTACAGCTGCGACGATATTCTTAGATGGTATTATGGGGATGTATACCTTAGTCGGTATATCAGCATGTATGTCATTAATGTTCCCAACTATATATGGTATTGCGTTAACTGGTACTGGTGAAGATGCGAAATTGGGCGCAGCTGGCCTTATCATGGCGATCGTTGGTGGTACATTCTTACCTATGGCGCAAGCAACTATTATCGATATGAATGTTGTATTTGATAGTTTCTCAGCAACCAAAGCTTCGTTCGTTTTACCATTTATTTGCTTTGTAGTTATCGCTTTATACGGCAAACGCTCTCAGCAACATATACCAAGTTAA
- a CDS encoding UxaA family hydrolase, giving the protein MLDSRFVLLGNEDNVFVCCERVLAGTEVCLEGISVALNTNIDVGHKIARYNLKSGEKIIKYGAPIGSTVSNINFAEHIHMHNMKSDYIASHTRQNKSGEA; this is encoded by the coding sequence ATGCTAGATAGTCGTTTTGTATTACTCGGTAATGAAGATAACGTATTCGTTTGTTGTGAACGGGTACTTGCAGGCACGGAAGTTTGTTTAGAAGGTATCTCTGTCGCGCTTAATACTAACATTGATGTTGGTCATAAAATTGCTAGATACAACCTTAAGTCTGGCGAGAAAATAATTAAATATGGTGCGCCAATTGGCTCGACAGTTAGCAATATAAACTTTGCGGAACACATACATATGCACAATATGAAAAGTGATTATATAGCAAGTCATACACGTCAAAACAAAAGCGGAGAAGCATAA
- a CDS encoding fumarylacetoacetate hydrolase family protein, translating to MKLLRVGDLGQEKPAILDNDGVIRDLSAHVNDIDSDFLSQDMAAKISAIDLSSLPVVADNVRKGAVVANVGKFICVGLNYADHAAESGMDVPSEPVLFMKATSAIIGPNDTVLMPPKSEKSDWEVELGVVIGKEARYVSEEDALDHVAGYCVINDLSEREYQIEREGQWCKGKGCDTFGPIGPYLVTTDEVKDTGDLGIWLELNGERVQDGSTNTMVYKVPFLVHYISQFMSLQPGDIISTGTPPGVGFGMTPQKYLKEGDVMRLGIDGLGVQQQTVERYKA from the coding sequence ATGAAATTATTACGTGTAGGTGATTTAGGTCAGGAAAAACCTGCTATTTTAGATAACGATGGTGTAATTCGTGACTTATCAGCCCATGTTAACGACATTGATAGCGATTTTTTGTCGCAAGATATGGCTGCAAAAATTTCAGCAATTGATTTGTCGTCACTACCGGTAGTTGCTGATAACGTGCGTAAAGGTGCCGTTGTAGCCAACGTTGGAAAGTTTATTTGTGTTGGCTTAAATTACGCTGATCATGCTGCAGAGTCAGGTATGGATGTTCCATCTGAGCCAGTATTATTTATGAAAGCTACTTCAGCAATTATTGGCCCAAATGACACGGTTCTTATGCCGCCAAAATCAGAAAAATCAGATTGGGAAGTTGAGCTAGGTGTGGTTATTGGTAAGGAAGCTAGATATGTATCTGAAGAAGATGCATTAGATCATGTTGCTGGATACTGTGTTATCAATGACTTATCTGAACGTGAATACCAAATTGAACGTGAAGGTCAATGGTGTAAAGGTAAAGGGTGTGACACTTTCGGTCCGATCGGTCCTTATTTAGTGACCACTGACGAAGTTAAAGATACTGGCGATTTAGGTATTTGGTTAGAACTAAACGGCGAGAGAGTTCAAGATGGCAGTACCAATACTATGGTATATAAAGTACCATTTTTAGTACATTACATCAGCCAGTTTATGAGCTTGCAACCAGGTGACATCATCAGTACTGGTACCCCACCTGGCGTTGGCTTTGGTATGACTCCTCAAAAATATCTAAAAGAAGGCGATGTTATGCGTCTAGGTATCGATGGTTTGGGTGTTCAACAGCAAACTGTAGAACGTTACAAGGCATAA
- a CDS encoding amidohydrolase family protein gives MRIDSHQHFWQVSRGDYDWLTPDLQLLYKDFLPTDIQPLLKQAQITKTILVQAAATTQETDFMLKLAQQHNFIAGVVGWVDFESEQGLIDLQRFSQNSLFKGVRPMLQDIDDANWILNPKFAPIFEKLISKDLTFDALVLPKHLDVIITLSNRYPELNIVIDHGAKPEIESGETADWYEKMAVIAASANVYCKLSGLVTEAGEKPELSTIAPYMHHLLKCFGSKRLMWGSDWPVINLASDYNQWVKQVEKFVLPLTAQEQQSIWATTAQNFYTIDC, from the coding sequence ATGCGAATTGATTCTCATCAACACTTTTGGCAAGTGAGCCGCGGTGACTACGACTGGCTTACACCAGATTTGCAGTTATTGTACAAAGATTTTTTGCCTACTGATATACAGCCCCTTTTGAAACAGGCACAAATTACCAAAACAATATTGGTGCAAGCCGCAGCAACAACACAAGAAACTGATTTTATGTTAAAGCTTGCACAGCAACATAACTTTATTGCTGGAGTTGTTGGCTGGGTAGACTTCGAAAGCGAACAAGGCTTAATTGATTTGCAACGTTTTAGTCAAAATTCCTTATTTAAAGGAGTAAGACCAATGCTGCAAGATATCGATGATGCTAACTGGATTTTAAACCCCAAATTTGCCCCGATTTTTGAAAAGCTGATCAGTAAGGATTTAACTTTTGATGCATTAGTACTACCTAAGCATTTGGATGTGATTATTACTTTAAGTAATCGTTATCCCGAATTAAACATAGTGATTGATCATGGCGCAAAGCCCGAGATTGAAAGTGGTGAAACCGCTGATTGGTATGAAAAAATGGCGGTTATTGCTGCCAGCGCTAACGTGTATTGCAAGCTTTCAGGATTAGTTACTGAGGCTGGCGAAAAACCAGAATTATCGACGATTGCGCCTTATATGCATCACTTGTTGAAGTGTTTTGGCTCTAAACGACTGATGTGGGGGAGTGATTGGCCTGTGATAAACCTGGCTAGCGATTACAACCAATGGGTTAAACAAGTCGAGAAATTTGTTTTACCTTTGACAGCGCAAGAACAACAAAGTATTTGGGCAACAACAGCACAAAATTTTTACACAATAGATTGTTAA
- a CDS encoding aldo/keto reductase has translation MFNKRQIGNTNLNVTELGFGAATLGNLYHVMSDENAQNSIAKAMELGLNQFDTAPYYGFGLSERRVGDALREYDSSDYIISTKVGRILEPCAKAEDKYGFCSPMPFEPKYDYSYDGIMRSFEHSLQRLGLSKIDILYMHDIGRVTHGDDHDRLFKIAMEGGYKAMDELRSQGLVSAIGLGVNEYEVCEQAMDHGYFDCFLLAGRYTLLEQKALESFLPRCLKENSSIVLGGPYNSGILATGVKRQGVTPNYNYEPASREIISLVSKFEDVCANYNVPLAAAALQFPLAHPSVVCVIPGLSSASRVETTVAQMQHVIPSEFWSELKTNGLLSLDAPVPSGK, from the coding sequence ATGTTTAATAAAAGGCAGATTGGTAACACCAACTTAAACGTAACTGAATTAGGTTTTGGTGCCGCAACACTTGGTAATTTATACCATGTTATGTCTGACGAAAATGCACAAAATAGTATCGCTAAAGCTATGGAATTAGGGCTTAATCAGTTTGATACTGCGCCTTATTATGGTTTTGGTTTAAGTGAACGCAGAGTTGGTGATGCATTACGAGAATATGACAGTAGTGATTATATTATTTCTACTAAAGTAGGGCGGATTTTAGAGCCATGCGCGAAAGCAGAAGATAAATACGGTTTTTGTTCGCCAATGCCGTTTGAACCGAAATATGATTATTCTTACGATGGCATTATGCGCTCATTCGAACATAGCCTTCAGCGATTGGGGCTTTCGAAAATTGATATTTTATACATGCATGATATTGGTCGCGTAACTCATGGCGATGATCATGATAGGTTGTTTAAAATAGCAATGGAAGGTGGATATAAAGCGATGGACGAGCTTCGCTCACAAGGCCTTGTTTCAGCGATCGGTTTAGGCGTTAACGAATACGAGGTCTGCGAACAAGCAATGGACCATGGCTACTTTGATTGCTTCTTATTAGCTGGTCGCTATACCTTATTAGAACAAAAAGCGCTAGAAAGTTTCTTACCGCGTTGTTTAAAAGAAAATAGTTCAATCGTACTTGGGGGTCCATATAATTCAGGGATCCTCGCGACCGGAGTGAAACGTCAAGGTGTGACTCCAAATTACAACTATGAGCCGGCGAGTCGTGAGATCATTAGCTTGGTTTCTAAATTTGAAGATGTTTGCGCAAATTACAATGTACCACTTGCAGCAGCAGCGTTGCAGTTTCCTTTAGCGCACCCTAGTGTAGTATGTGTTATTCCTGGTTTAAGCTCTGCCAGTAGAGTTGAAACTACGGTTGCACAAATGCAACATGTTATTCCAAGTGAGTTCTGGTCTGAGTTAAAAACAAATGGCTTATTGTCTCTTGATGCTCCAGTACCTTCTGGTAAATAA
- a CDS encoding SDR family NAD(P)-dependent oxidoreductase translates to MSSKFEGKFALITGAGSGIGQSTALKLAEQGAHIIIVDLDIEAANATLQTIEELGAEASVYQCNIADNAQVSEVVASILDKHPIDILINNAGIAHVGNLENTTEDDLDRIYNVNVKGAYNMMHSVIGSMKKQQSGVILNLASIAASVGIEDRFAYSMSKGAVLTMTYSVARDYINDGIRCNCISPGRVHTPFVDNFIEKNYPDNQEEVFTKLSKSQPIGRMGKVDEMAALISYLCSDDAAFITGSNFPIDGGFVTLNN, encoded by the coding sequence ATGAGTAGTAAGTTTGAAGGAAAGTTTGCATTAATCACAGGAGCAGGCAGCGGTATTGGTCAAAGCACAGCGTTAAAACTTGCAGAGCAAGGTGCCCATATCATTATTGTTGATTTAGATATTGAAGCAGCCAATGCCACATTACAAACAATAGAAGAACTTGGTGCAGAAGCAAGTGTGTACCAATGTAACATTGCTGATAATGCGCAAGTAAGTGAAGTAGTAGCGTCTATTTTGGATAAACACCCAATTGATATTCTTATTAATAATGCTGGTATCGCTCATGTTGGAAATTTAGAAAATACAACAGAAGATGATTTAGATCGGATCTACAACGTCAATGTAAAGGGCGCATACAACATGATGCACTCAGTGATTGGATCGATGAAGAAACAACAATCGGGAGTTATCTTGAATTTAGCCTCAATAGCGGCATCTGTTGGTATTGAAGACCGATTTGCCTACTCGATGAGTAAAGGCGCTGTATTAACAATGACTTATTCAGTTGCTCGCGATTACATTAACGATGGAATTCGCTGTAACTGTATTTCACCTGGTCGAGTACACACTCCATTTGTAGATAATTTTATTGAAAAAAACTATCCGGATAATCAAGAAGAAGTGTTTACAAAATTATCAAAAAGTCAGCCAATTGGGCGTATGGGTAAGGTTGACGAAATGGCTGCGTTAATTAGTTATTTATGTTCTGATGATGCTGCGTTTATAACTGGCAGTAACTTCCCGATTGATGGTGGTTTCGTCACCCTTAATAATTAA
- a CDS encoding NarK family nitrate/nitrite MFS transporter, with the protein MSEQAGFKLLSFTGKMKTLHLSWMAFFITFVVWFNHAPLLAVIGDSLGLSASEIKTLLILNVALTIPARVIIGMLTDRYGPKITFTCVLAFCSIPCFMFALADSFEQAAISRFLLGFIGAGFVIGIRMVSEWFPANELGTAEGIYGGWGNFGSAAGAMSLPAIALLFGGEDGWRYAIGLTGLMSLLFSAIWYFNVNDTPKGSTYFKPKQTGAMEVTSKGDFWLLLIMKLPMYGALALLTWKLSPNGVSLLTEQTAIVAYIGLVLLFLFEVKQTYKVNGHVFKKPVPEIHQYKFKQVAVLNVLYFATFGSELAVVSMLPLFFADVFSLDMVYAGLLASLYAFMNLMSRPGGGWISDKFGRKKTLLILTAGLAAGYLTMSAIDSSWPLALAVIAAMACSFFVQAGEGAVFAAVPLIKRRLTGQIAGMTGAYGNVGAVVYLTVLSMVSYQQFFLVIAATAVVGFITLMFMEEPQGTITEVKEDGSIELISVS; encoded by the coding sequence ATGAGTGAACAAGCAGGCTTTAAGCTGCTGTCCTTTACCGGGAAGATGAAGACTCTTCATTTGAGTTGGATGGCATTTTTTATTACTTTTGTGGTCTGGTTTAACCATGCACCATTACTTGCTGTAATAGGAGATAGCTTAGGGTTATCGGCTAGTGAAATAAAAACACTATTAATTCTTAACGTCGCATTGACCATTCCGGCTCGTGTGATTATAGGGATGCTTACCGACCGATATGGACCTAAGATTACGTTTACCTGTGTTCTCGCCTTTTGTAGTATTCCATGCTTTATGTTTGCCCTGGCTGATTCATTTGAACAGGCAGCAATTTCCCGTTTCCTATTAGGGTTTATTGGTGCTGGTTTTGTTATCGGTATCCGTATGGTAAGTGAATGGTTTCCTGCCAATGAACTTGGCACAGCTGAAGGTATATACGGCGGCTGGGGCAACTTTGGCTCTGCAGCCGGTGCAATGTCCTTACCAGCGATTGCGTTGTTATTTGGCGGAGAAGATGGTTGGAGATATGCGATTGGCTTAACCGGTTTAATGAGCTTATTATTTAGTGCGATTTGGTATTTTAACGTAAATGACACACCAAAGGGCTCAACGTATTTTAAACCAAAACAAACTGGTGCAATGGAAGTTACAAGTAAAGGTGACTTTTGGTTACTATTAATCATGAAGCTTCCAATGTATGGTGCATTAGCGTTACTTACTTGGAAGCTTTCACCAAATGGCGTTAGTTTGTTAACAGAACAAACAGCGATAGTTGCATACATCGGTTTAGTGCTGTTATTTCTATTTGAAGTAAAGCAAACATATAAGGTTAATGGTCACGTATTTAAAAAGCCTGTCCCTGAAATTCACCAATATAAATTTAAGCAAGTTGCTGTACTCAATGTGTTGTATTTTGCCACGTTCGGCTCTGAGCTGGCTGTGGTTTCTATGTTGCCGCTATTTTTTGCTGACGTATTTAGTTTAGATATGGTTTATGCTGGCTTATTAGCTTCTCTTTATGCTTTTATGAATCTAATGTCTCGACCTGGTGGAGGCTGGATCAGCGATAAGTTTGGTCGCAAGAAAACCTTATTGATTTTAACTGCAGGCTTAGCAGCAGGTTACCTAACCATGTCTGCGATTGATAGCAGTTGGCCACTAGCGTTAGCGGTAATTGCTGCAATGGCTTGTTCTTTCTTCGTTCAAGCGGGTGAAGGTGCGGTATTTGCTGCAGTACCGTTGATCAAACGTCGTTTAACCGGGCAAATTGCCGGCATGACAGGTGCTTATGGTAACGTTGGCGCTGTGGTATATTTGACCGTTCTTTCTATGGTAAGTTATCAGCAGTTCTTCTTAGTAATTGCAGCTACTGCAGTGGTTGGTTTCATTACCTTAATGTTTATGGAAGAGCCTCAAGGAACCATTACAGAAGTAAAAGAAGATGGTTCAATTGAACTAATTAGTGTGTCTTAA
- a CDS encoding bifunctional protein-serine/threonine kinase/phosphatase: protein MSINEDVTVSHQQSSTAQLQLNFGGYSCAGKKSQNQDAFAAYTPNDNELSSKGVVAAIADGVSSASKAAEAAQIAVTQFIEQYYSTPATWSTQKSAAKVLTSLNQWLYSQTDNSTGQAQQWLTTFSAFIAKSSTGYLFHLGDTRISVFKNNLLETITNDHNRKQGATSAILTRALGADSRLQVDVHQVDIHVGDVYVLTCDGVHDFVSAKCIKQKLSRLTSQPSEQELEKVSKSIVQRAIANGSDDNVSCLLVFVKATPNRKAEEIERNLLSRRIPPALNVGHKLDGYKIVKVIHASTRSHLYLAEHEGETSPVVIKIPSQNFAQDAIYLQGFMREAWVGERINHCNVMRVKSDQKNSRFLYHVCEYIEGQTLTEWMFDNPKPNISEVREIVSQIVSALRTFQRLELVHRDLKPDNIMIDKYGSVKLIDYGTALIASLDENNETLTETVPQGSLNYIAPETLLELKANNISDLFSLGVICYEMLSGELPFKPMKTATITQTEYQQWQYRSIKQFRPDLPLWLDLSLMQCTQPDPKLRYQAFSELEVDLKKPNLTAVEEYKKQPILKRNPVKFWQGISLALFISLIISIAA from the coding sequence ATGTCAATAAATGAAGATGTCACTGTAAGTCATCAACAAAGTTCAACTGCGCAATTGCAGTTGAACTTTGGTGGTTATTCTTGTGCTGGAAAAAAATCTCAAAATCAAGATGCTTTTGCTGCATATACGCCTAACGACAATGAGTTATCTTCGAAGGGGGTCGTTGCTGCTATTGCTGACGGTGTATCGAGTGCTTCGAAAGCGGCAGAGGCTGCACAAATTGCTGTCACTCAGTTTATTGAACAATATTACTCAACCCCTGCAACATGGTCGACACAGAAATCAGCAGCCAAAGTTTTAACTAGCTTAAATCAATGGTTATATTCTCAGACCGACAATTCAACAGGGCAGGCACAGCAATGGTTGACAACCTTTTCGGCGTTTATAGCTAAATCTTCAACGGGTTACCTATTTCATTTAGGCGATACACGCATCAGCGTTTTTAAAAACAACCTGCTTGAAACCATCACTAACGATCATAATCGTAAACAAGGCGCTACCAGCGCCATCTTAACACGAGCGTTAGGAGCAGATTCTCGATTACAAGTCGATGTTCACCAAGTTGATATTCATGTTGGTGATGTATATGTATTAACATGTGACGGAGTGCACGATTTTGTATCAGCAAAATGCATTAAGCAAAAGCTATCGAGGTTAACGTCACAGCCTAGTGAGCAGGAGCTTGAAAAAGTCAGTAAAAGTATTGTTCAACGAGCGATTGCCAATGGCAGTGATGACAATGTAAGTTGTTTATTGGTTTTTGTAAAAGCTACACCTAATCGCAAGGCTGAAGAAATTGAACGTAACTTGTTGAGCCGCCGTATACCGCCTGCATTAAATGTTGGTCATAAGCTTGATGGTTACAAAATAGTTAAAGTAATTCATGCCAGTACTCGATCTCACCTTTACCTAGCTGAGCATGAAGGTGAAACTTCGCCAGTGGTAATTAAGATACCGTCGCAAAATTTTGCGCAAGATGCTATTTATCTGCAAGGGTTCATGCGGGAAGCATGGGTAGGCGAGCGGATAAATCATTGCAATGTAATGAGAGTAAAGAGCGATCAAAAGAATAGTCGCTTCCTTTACCATGTTTGTGAATATATAGAAGGACAGACATTAACAGAGTGGATGTTTGATAATCCAAAGCCGAATATTTCAGAAGTTAGAGAAATTGTTAGTCAAATTGTTTCAGCGTTAAGAACATTCCAACGCTTAGAGTTAGTGCATCGAGATCTAAAACCTGACAATATCATGATCGACAAGTATGGCAGTGTAAAGCTTATCGATTATGGCACAGCGCTTATCGCTTCTTTAGACGAAAATAATGAAACCCTTACCGAAACTGTGCCGCAAGGTTCACTGAATTATATTGCTCCAGAGACCTTGTTAGAATTAAAAGCGAATAACATTAGCGATCTATTTTCACTGGGCGTTATTTGTTATGAAATGCTTAGTGGTGAGCTTCCATTTAAACCAATGAAAACTGCGACAATAACTCAAACAGAATATCAGCAATGGCAATATCGTAGTATAAAACAGTTTCGACCAGACTTGCCTTTATGGCTTGATTTGAGCCTTATGCAATGTACACAGCCAGATCCTAAATTAAGGTATCAAGCGTTTTCAGAGTTAGAAGTTGACTTGAAAAAGCCCAATCTAACAGCGGTTGAGGAATATAAGAAGCAACCGATATTAAAGCGCAATCCTGTTAAATTCTGGCAGGGTATTTCATTGGCTTTGTTTATCTCTTTAATTATTTCTATCGCAGCATAA
- a CDS encoding L-rhamnose mutarotase translates to MTTRHCFALDLKDDPNLIAEYKKHHSASNVWPEIIDSIKGAGIELLDIYLVGNRLFMIMEVNDSFSFEDKKKSDENNPKVVAWEDLMWTFQQQLPWAKGNEKWLLMDKIFTL, encoded by the coding sequence ATGACCACAAGACATTGTTTTGCTTTAGATTTAAAAGATGATCCAAACTTAATAGCTGAATATAAAAAGCACCATAGTGCTAGTAATGTATGGCCAGAGATTATCGATAGTATCAAAGGGGCAGGAATAGAGTTATTGGATATTTATCTGGTTGGAAATCGTTTGTTTATGATCATGGAAGTTAATGACTCATTTTCATTCGAAGATAAGAAAAAGTCCGATGAAAATAACCCTAAAGTTGTTGCTTGGGAAGATTTAATGTGGACATTTCAACAGCAATTACCTTGGGCTAAAGGCAATGAAAAATGGTTGTTAATGGATAAAATTTTTACTCTTTAA